A region of the Perognathus longimembris pacificus isolate PPM17 chromosome 7, ASM2315922v1, whole genome shotgun sequence genome:
CAATAATGCTCGGGATAATGGCTGTGTCCTTCTATATGGGTCTCCTACAACAGTATGAAACCATCTTAAGTTCAAACCTATGTTTCCCTAAAACAGTTGCAGGATTCCTGAGATTCCTAGGGTCTTTCGATCTTTCCAGTGGAAGGTCCCCTTCGTTCGCATCATGGGGCTCTTCATTCTGCTCTCTTTGGCTCTCCTTTCAGGTAAGatgtggggaaggaaagtcttggTGTTCTAAGCCATGATCTTCCCACCAAGCCGGTAGTTTTCTTCTCTCCTACTTGGAGTTTTTGCTTATTGATGTGTACCCCCTAAGCAGAATGGATGGGAAAATAAAAGGAGGTGAAAATaggtcctttaaaatttttttcaaatcaatgttataattaaaattaaattgttattataaagggatacagttacacaagtcaggtaaagcgTACGTTTCTTTGTGGACTTTTGTGTcactcctttccttgctctcaCTGTTTCTCTCCTGTTCCCtaccacaagttgtagagttcattgtcaacatagtgtctagtgcgtGCCACTGCTGcacttattcaccctttgtccctccagttCGGtgcctcccttaccctccccaaaacagataaatgaacaaacaagacaaaaagaaaaaacaaaaacaacaggaaaaaacaacaacccttgcTACTATTTCCTGAATTGAAAATAGATCCTTTTAACTTTTGTTCTTATCTCAGATAAGAACAATTGGGAAACTTGAAATCCTTAGTCAAAAAGAAGGTtctagggctagggatatagcctagtggcaagagtgcctgcctcggatacacgaggccctaggtttgattccccagcaccacatatacagaaaacggccagaagcggcgctgtggctcaagtggcagagtgctagccttgagcaggaagaagccagggacagtgctcaggccctgagtccaaggcccaggactggccaaaaaaaaaaaaaaagaaggttctaTATTTTCTCCCTCAGTTTCTCCTCTCTGCTCTTCCCTCACACAGGTTTGCACAGACATAGGAGGGCACTACTTTCCCCTTTCTGCTGAGGCCTAGAACCAAAGATGGGTCTCAGAGTACTGTGCTTGTCCCATCTCCATCACTCCACAGCTGTCACCATTAGAGTTACTTTACCTCTCTCTGGGTCAGCATCTGTGCCTAGGAACTGATCTCATGATCTGCCCTGTGAATGCACGATTAGAACAGAATGATACGTGGGAGGAATACGCACCTGCCCAGGAGACCATGCAGAGACAGTCATGTACAGGAGAAGGAAGTTTAttccccatgggagagggagcaatatggtgCTTTTCCCTATCCAGGGGGATCCTTGTAACTCCGGGGCTGGAGATGGGAGGTACTATGCATGGGTATCTAGGTCTGGGCCGAGAGTGGGAATGCCCACCTGTCACAGGATAGTTCTAGGGGGCAGAGAGGAGATCAGGTCTGGGTGGAGGGCATTCTGCTGATGCAGCTAGGGGCTACAAGGTACCCCAGGAAATGTAGTGCGAGGGACTGAGGACCCGAGGTGGAGGGAATGCTAACAGGAGATAAACTTGCTTCCTAGGATggagccacatcccctccatccATGATGTGCTCTGCTGCCTCATCTCTTCTCCTAGGTCCCTTTCCCAGCCCAAAGTCAAGCTAGCTGTGTATTCATAGCTTGCTCATTATGCAGTATCCTGATGTGATAAAAGTGCCTACATTGCTCTTGTATAGAGGAAATAGTAAGCTCTTAGTTCCtagacattcattttctttttgagtcTACCAAGGTAGGATGGGGAGCTAGGAACAGAAAATCTACTGATGGTAAGCCAAAGGCTCTTTAAAGCTCCCAGTGTCCACATCCATACATCCTTAGGCCGGGGGACAATACTTCTTGATTGCTGCATCACTTTTCTAAGGACACTATAATAACACACTATGATGCAGGTAGCCTaaacaataaaaattcatttactGACAGTTATAGAAGCTAGAAACCTGTGTTAGTTAGCATGTTATTGCTGTGATGTAATGCCTGACATAACTTTAGAGAAGAAGGATCTATCTTGCTTATAGTTTCAGAGTTCATCACTGACTGGCTTCTTTGTTTGGGGGTCATAATGAGGCAGAATATCATAGCAAAAGGGCCTGGTGGGGCAGAGCTGCTCACCTTACGGCAGCCCAGAACAGACAGGGTGGGCCTGCCCTTGGAGGTATTTTCCATCATCCCTTTAATTTCATCAGGGGCCTCCACCATATGGGATGCTATCTCCACATTCAAGATGGGTTGAGTCTTCCTCCTTTAATTGATCCTCTCTGGAAATACTTCACAAGCAAACCTAGAAGTGTACTTTACTAatcaatccaatcaagttgacaagaACAACCACCACAAAGTCTAAGATCCAGGTTTCTGCAGAGTTGTTTTCATTCTGAGGCCTCTCTCCTTGGCTTGTAGTTTCCTTGCCGTATCTTCACAAGGTCATCCTTCTGTCCTCATTGTTTGttggtctctctcttttttttttttttttggccagtcctgggccttggactcagggcctgagcactgtccctggcttcttcccgctcaaggccagcactctgccacttgagccacagcgccgcttctggccgttttctgtatatgtggtgctggggaatcaaacctagggcctcgtgtatccgaggcaggcactcttgccactaggctatatccccagcccctggtctctctctttttaataacAACACCCAGCATATCTAATTAAgattatttaattttaacttattttGCTAAAGGCCTTATATCCAAATGCAATCATATTCTGAGGTATGGGTGGAGGTACGGGAGAGGTTAAGAATTTTAGAGGAATACAGTTGAGCCCCTAACATGTATCAACTCCAAATAGCCAAAACTCAGTCTCTGGTTCTTCAATAATTATCCATAAGGAAGTtgagagtatatatatatgtgtgtgtgtgtgtgtgtgtgtgtgtgtgtgtgtgtgtgtgtgtgtatttatatatgtatatatatattgaaataaccatgtgtatatgtttgtctgtTTGTGATTCACAGATGGCATGGTTATGGATGAGAAGATCAAAGAAAGCTTTGTGATGGATGCAGCTTCAGCTGTCTGTAATTACGATGCCCAGTACAAGGACCACACTAAATACTGGTGTAGGGGTTATTTCCGGGACTACTGCACCATCATCGCCTTCACCCCCAACAACACCAAACGTGTGGCCCTGAGGGACACAGGAAACCAACTCATTGTCACTGTGTCCTGCTTGACCAAGGAGGACACGGGCTGGTACTGGTGTGGCATCCAGAGAGATTTTGCTAGGGATGACATGGATTTTACTGAGTTGATTGTGAATGACAACACacagggcctggccaaggactTCTGGTCTGGGAAAGGTAAAGAGGTTCTCAGGAGTCTTTTTGTGTGTGGAGTGGGGCTGTTCCCACAGTGGTAGGTGCTTGTTGATGTAGTAATAACTCACTGAAGCCAGTGATCTCCAACTCAGTCTGACCAAGGTGTTGGGAGAGGCCAGTGGGATTTCACAAGCATGACATTTTTGTATGAGTGGTAAGGTAAGGCTTTCAGGTTCTTAAGAAACCTCAGCCCTGCAAGTCTAGAACCTTGGAGAAATGACTGAGACGGcaaaaaacaggaacaaaaccCAAATGTCTAGACACTTtcaacttaaatattttaataatttacatGGATTATGATGTTGTTGTCAAGCTGACCAACGCtcactttgtttttctgtttgtggtggtGGTACTAGGGCTTTAAAACTGGGTCTCCAGTTCTtcattagcttttctgctcaaggttggtgctctaccactagcgtcacacctccacttctatctttttgctgactagctgaagataagagtctcttaggggctggggatatggcctagtggcaagagtgcttgcctcgtatagatgaggccctgggttcaattccccagcaccacatatacagaaaatggccagaagtggcgctgtggctcaagtggcagagtgctagccttgagcaaaaagaagccagggacagtgctcaagccctgagtccaagccccaggactggccaaaaaaaaagagtctcttagatttgtctgcctgggttggctttgagcttcggttctcagatctcagcctcctgagtagcaaggattataggcgtgagccatcagctcctggctaaGCACCCACTTTTCCTTGTAAGGAACAGAGTCTTCCCTAGGAGGCAAATAGTAGGGTGGGTTTGGGACTGGAGCCCACAGGATGACAGTTGTCTGAGCCAGTCAATTGTGACTTTcaagcaaaacagaaacagaagcatGAGTGGAGGGAAAttgcaaaaaagctaagtaagggggctgggaatgtggcttagtggtagagtgcttgcttagcatgcacgaagccctgggttggactcctcatcaccacataaacagaaaaatggtgctgtggctcaagtggcagagtgcaatcCTTCAGTGataagaagccaaggacagtgctcaggccctgagtccaagccccaggactggcaaaaacaaaataaaaagctaagtaagagtgtgaagccccagtactggtgtgtatacgtgcgcgtgcacgcgtgcacacagacacacacgcacacacccataCTCGAAGCAATGGGGTGCCAATGGGTACCAGGATCTGTGAGAAGTTTTCGGAATCAGCTCCCAGGTGGCCTAATGTGATAATAAGAGGCTCTAGTACAGGGAGTgagtggggggcgtggggggggcggtTGGACTGGGCATGGGTCTCCTCAATTTCATTTGGCATTGTGCTCTGACTAGCAAGAAAAAAGATCACTCATAGAAATGGAAACGAGAAGCTACAAGAGAAAACCAGAAACCAGCTACTAGTAGTGCCCTTCCATGAGCTGACTTCCATTAGGAGACACAAAGGCTTTCTGGTATAAAAGGTTGGCAAATCTAGGTGccactggttcacacctgtaatcctaactactcaggaggcagagatctgatgattacagttcatagccaacctgagcaggcaagtccatgagactcttatttccaattaaccacccaaaagccagaagtgaagctgtagctcaagtgttagagtaattgccttgaacaaaaagttaagggaaagagcacataggccctgagttcaagccctctctctctctctctctctctctctctctctctcacacacacacacacacacacacacacacacacacacacacacgctttccAACATTCAGCAGAAGGAGCATGTGGGTATTTGGGAGTTCTCCCAGTTTGCTCTGGTTGGAAGTCACAATTCATTAGCTTAGGCAGCTGTCATCCTGCAGGCTCCAGTCCTAACCCTACCCTCCTAGTCGCCTCCTAGAGAACTCTGTTCCTTATAAGGAAAAGTGGATgcttagccaggagctggtggcccatgcctataatccttgctactcaggaggctgagatctgagaatcaagattcaaagccaaccgaggcagacaaatctgagagactcttatttcaattaaccagtaaaaagaagaagtagagatgtgactctagtggtagagtgccagcattgagcagaaagagctagtTAAGAGCatgtaaattattaaaaaatatttaagttggAAGCTTCTGGGcacttaagttttgttttgttttagtttttgttgtttgccagtcctgggacttgaacttgggatcttggtgctgtccctaagcctctctgtgctctaggctagtgcactaccacttgagcaatagggcctcttctggatttttctaagtagtttattagagataaagagtcttagggactttcctgaccaggctggctttttttatgtttttgtagcCTCAGTCACTTCTCCATGGTTCTAGATCTGCAGGGATGAGATTTCATAAGAACCACTCTTGAGTTTTAGGCTTTGGAAGAGAGAAGTTCCCTCTAAAAGTGCTCCATCTATGCTTTTGGTAAAACAGACCTCTCCCAGGTAATATCAGTGGAGGCACTATGGGTGGCCAGGTTGAGACTTCTCCCTTTGGATTAGTGGCTATCAGAAGCAGGATGTGGCAACTGATCACATATTGGTTCTTTCGTAAGCATGAAACTGGCCATCTACAGGAATGCAGGAGGCATTCCTTCCTAGGGGAGTAGCCCTCAGCCTGGGACTATAACCTGTGGACCTTTGTGTGAATCAGGCTATTTCCCTTCTTCCATGTGTGTGGAGttcagtggcactgtggcaaatTGACACCAGGCTGAATTTTAGCTCCTATAGGTTTCCTTATCCATGTTCACTGTGCAGGGTATATTTATATAACAGTTGAATGCTTCCGTCTTAGTCAGAAATCTACAATGTACTCACTTTCTGGAGACAGAATGACAGGCAGAGAGGCAGCTGAAAGGAAAAGGCAGAGGGCCCCTGATGAGTCTTAACTCTAAACAAATCCTTTCTGATTTAGACCTATCAGGCCAAAAGAACAGAAGTTGCAGGACTTCCAAAGTTGTCCATAAGGCAGATCGCTCCAGGTGAGTTAGGAAACAGTTCTGTTTGGGAGGGCAGTGGTGGGGTAGGATGGGCCATAATCCAGTAGATGGTTGACTTGTACCCATTATTTCTGGCTGCATGGTGTTTGCCCACTTAAATATATTTCTCTCAAAAGGAGATTCTGATTTGAAAGCAGAAAAAGTAGTTTCTAGCTACTTTAATTAAAGAGGGAAGGAgcctggtgcaggtggctcacacctataatccaagctactcaggaggtggacatCTAAGGTTagccattcaaaaccagccaggacaaaaaagtttgtgagacttcccccccccccatttttttttttttttgccagtcgtggggcttgaactcagagcctgagcactgtccctggcttctttttgcgcaagcattgcactctgccacttgagccacagcaccacttctggccttttctgtttatgtggtgctgaggaattgaactcagggttttgtgcatgctaggcaagcacgctaccactaagccacattcccagccccctgtgagacttttatatcccaTAAACTGCTCAGAACTTAAGTTGGACATGGCActaaggctcaaatggtagtgtccAAGCCTTAAgcccagtgctcaggacctgaatttaagtcccaggaccggcacacacacacgcgcgctcgcgcgcgcacgtgtgtgaaAAAGACATTTATCCTAAGGAACCAGCACTGTCTGAAATGCAGGGGCCCAGATGTCAGAAGAATCTCTTGACTCCATCTTCATCCACAGATTGACCCCTCAGTtagcctccttttctctctctatatgtggtgctgaggaatcgaacccagggcttcatgtatatgaggcaagcactctttttttttaaaaaaattaattaatttatttattatggtCCCtaagctgcttcttcttcttctttttttttttttggccagtcctggggcttggactcagggcctgagcactgtccctggcttctttttgctcaaggctagcactctacctcttgagccacagcgccacttctggcagtattctgtatatgtggtgctggggaattgaacccagggcttcatgtatatgaggcaagcactcttgccactaggccatattcccattcccttccttttctcacaTACTgcccttttgatttattttctttttgtcactatttatctatttatagttttcatttccCCCATTTAAGACTGGTCAGTTAAAGACTTATTTTtcctgccaggtgccaggggctcacacctgcaatactagctactcaggaggctgagatgtcaggagtgcagtttgaaaccaacatGGGCAATaaagtctgagattcttgtctccaataaactagccaAAAttgccataagtggagctgtggctcaagtggtagagtgctagctttgagaggaaaaaaaaaagctcagggacagtgccaggctctgagttcaaaagctccaggactagcactgaatgaatgaatgaatcattttTATCGCTTCTAGTCTTAGATAAATATCTCAGGACTTTGATTGGCCCAGCTCAGTCAGATAGATGGTCACCAGGTCAAAGCAATGTGGTTACTTTAGACTAGAGAAAGTCAGTTTCCAAGTTGCAACTGGGTTGAGAGTGGTGGGGTGTTGATTTCAGAAAGAGAGAGCCAAAGCAGAGAATCCAGGGTGTTTTCCTTTCAAGGATCATGCAGTTTTCTGTATTACCCTCTAGGATGTCCATTCTTATCATTTGCATACTGATCACCGGTTTGGGAATCATCTCTATCATCAGTCATTTGTCCAAAAGAAGGAGAACTCAAAGGAATAGACGGGGTAAGTGCCACAGTGGGTGGTGGAATGGCGGGGAATCAGAGAGAAGGGGCTTGGAGCAGAtttcaaatgaatgaatgtgaCCCTTCTCTTACGGCTCTGTCACTTAGAGACCAAAGCTGCCAATCCATGTGCTAGGGAAGATAAAGTCAACCTCTTGGTGAGAGGTGACAGAAGGAACCCTATGCCATTTTTTGtgttctgtactggggcttgaactaagggcctagggactgtcccttaggtttttcctcaaggctagcactctaccacttgatccaagaATGTTGTaaacttttttgcttgggctagttctgaacaatgatcctcagatctcagcctcccaagtagcgagATTAGAGTCAGGAGCGCATGGTGCCTGGCTCTACTATGGCTTTTGTAAATGGAGACTGGAACAGATATTCTCTGGAAATCCCGGAGAAAAACCACCCTGCAAGATATATGTATCTGCAGGGCCAACTGATTCCCTAACATGTGAGGTTGGGAGGCAGCCTTCCTCCTTGATTGAGGCATTTTGATCACCTGGAAGAACTGGGTCCAAGGCTCATGTTAAAGGCAGAAGCTTCTGGGCCTCCTGGGTAGGCATCGAAATATctttttgagctgggtgctggtgacacgtttgtaatcccagctcctcaggaggctgaaatctgaatatTGCAGTTTGAAGAGGCTGGAAAGTTTggctaagactcttatctctagtaaaccactagaaaactggaagtagagctgtggttcaaagtggtagagtgctacccttgagggaaaaagctcaggaacagtgcccaggccctgagttcaagtcctatggctaacaacaacaaaaaaaaaaaaaaaacttgaaagggTCAGGGTAGGAGAGAACAAGCCCACAAGCCTTAGCCTTGGTGTTGCCCTTAGGTAAGGGTGTAGTGCCTAGTGTTGtgtttcctttttcccttgagtGGTTACCGGTAAAGGCCTCACTAGAAGCCCCCAGACCAACCATGCTTCTTCTGTGATCCCCACGCCTTTGGTAAGTTCTCTCCTTGATTCTACTGTCCTGAATCCTGTGTTCCACAGAGCCTGTTCTTCGGGGCCCCcttttaaaaatagggctgtgtcATGTGACTTGCCAGAGGCACAAGAGAGAGCTCTAAGCTGCCAAAATCCCGAAGTATTTGCTGAACAGAATCAACATCAGACACAGTGCTTCTGTTTAACGTAATGCAGATCTgtctttttttaagcttttacatCAACTTTATTCTCAGAGCCCAACCTATGTGAGCTAACAACCCTCCACATTACTATTGTAGAAATCATATTCCTTCTCACAAGTACCAAAATCTCATACTCAGCAATGAGTTCTTGGTTGCAAAAGAGGATTTACTGTTTGCACCTGTTCATAAGGCTTTGTTAcaaggtaaacacacacacacacactactactactactactcagaaatgtctttttgtttttctttaaataatagaTGCCAACACTTCAATACTGTAAAAACATCTTAGGCAATGAAGAGTCAGTAAACATAACCATGAAATCGATTTCTATTACCTCTATATATGAAACTATAGCAGAAGAACTCTTcacagaaagggggagggaaacaTAAGGACACCACAGAAAGATGTCTTAGAGAAATACAGAGTCCAAAGCCTGGGAGAAGCTGGGGTACAAGCTCAGGCTGGGTGGTCTCACATTTTCTCTGTAATGCTTTGGTACTGGAACCATGGCAGGAGCCCTAGGAAAAGCAAATTGTGGTTCCTGTAGCATCCTTGGCCTTAGTCATCTAGTCACTTTGGTAACTATGGAGGAGGAAGAATGTGAACAAAGTAACACTTTTACCAGGTTTGCAGAGACTGTTCCCTCCTGGACACAATTATGGTGTCTGTTTTTACAAAGACCATTGTCCATTGCTTTAAGGTATGATCTTGGTCAGCTTGAACTTTTCTGAGCCTGTTTTCCTCTCCATAAATCATTCATCCTATTCATTTATTCCACAAATAAGGA
Encoded here:
- the LOC125355403 gene encoding transmembrane domain-containing protein TMIGD3-like isoform X1; its protein translation is MISNSIAPLWARMTYIAMEIFIGFFATVGNVLVIWVVKLNPSLQTTTFYFIVSLALADIAVGLMVTPLAIVVSLGVEMYFYSCLLMACTLLVFTHASIMSLLAIAIDRYLRVKLTISCRIPEIPRVFRSFQWKVPFVRIMGLFILLSLALLSDGMVMDEKIKESFVMDAASAVCNYDAQYKDHTKYWCRGYFRDYCTIIAFTPNNTKRVALRDTGNQLIVTVSCLTKEDTGWYWCGIQRDFARDDMDFTELIVNDNTQGLAKDFWSGKDLSGQKNRSCRTSKVVHKADRSRMSILIICILITGLGIISIISHLSKRRRTQRNRRVVTGKGLTRSPQTNHASSVIPTPL